One Thiobacillus sp. genomic region harbors:
- the trkA gene encoding Trk system potassium transporter TrkA, which translates to MKIIILGAGQVGSNLAEHLVREGNDLTVVDVDADKLSALQDRFDLRTVWGQASHPSILRQAGADDADMLVAVTLNDETNIVACKLAATLFNIPTKIARIRSLDYMKHPELFGPDNFAVDHVIAPEQEITDYLRKLIDYPEALQVVDFGAGRARLVAMKARAGGPLVGHELRDLQKHLPGLDARVAAIFRRDRTIVPEGRTVIQNDDEIFFIAATENIRAVMKEMRRSDKGVRRVMIVGGGNIGRRLATSLEADYEVKLIDRNKKNTEALSRVLKSTLVLTGNGTDEDLLLSENIEDMDVFCALTNDDEDNIMSSLLAKRLGARKVIALINRATYVDLLQGGEIDIALSPAQATIGPLLTHIRRGDMAVVHSLRRGAAEALEAVVHGDAKASKLVGRRIEEVSLPEGVSIGAILRAEKVIIAHHDTTIEAEDHLVLFVPHKQLIPKVEKLFQVGLGFF; encoded by the coding sequence ATGAAAATCATCATCCTCGGCGCGGGCCAGGTGGGCTCCAACCTGGCGGAGCATTTGGTGCGCGAAGGCAACGACCTCACCGTGGTGGACGTGGATGCCGACAAGCTCTCGGCCCTCCAGGATCGCTTCGACCTGCGCACCGTCTGGGGCCAGGCCTCCCACCCATCCATCCTGCGCCAGGCCGGCGCCGACGACGCCGACATGCTGGTGGCCGTGACCCTCAACGACGAGACCAACATCGTCGCCTGCAAGTTGGCCGCCACCCTCTTCAACATCCCCACCAAGATCGCCCGCATCCGCTCCCTGGACTACATGAAGCACCCGGAACTGTTCGGCCCGGACAACTTCGCCGTGGACCACGTCATCGCCCCGGAGCAGGAGATCACCGATTACCTGCGCAAGCTCATCGACTACCCCGAGGCCCTGCAGGTGGTGGACTTCGGCGCCGGCCGGGCCCGCCTGGTGGCCATGAAGGCCCGGGCCGGTGGCCCCCTGGTAGGCCACGAGCTGCGGGACCTGCAGAAGCACCTGCCAGGACTGGACGCCCGGGTGGCCGCCATCTTCCGCCGCGACCGCACCATCGTGCCCGAGGGCCGCACCGTCATCCAGAACGACGACGAGATCTTCTTCATCGCCGCCACGGAGAACATCCGCGCCGTGATGAAGGAGATGCGTCGCTCCGACAAGGGCGTGCGCCGGGTCATGATCGTGGGCGGCGGCAACATCGGCCGGCGCCTGGCCACCAGCCTGGAAGCGGACTATGAGGTCAAGCTCATCGACCGCAACAAGAAGAACACGGAGGCCCTTTCCCGCGTCCTGAAGAGCACCCTGGTGCTCACCGGCAACGGCACCGACGAAGACCTGCTGCTGTCGGAGAACATCGAGGACATGGACGTGTTCTGCGCCCTCACCAACGATGACGAGGACAACATCATGTCCTCACTGCTGGCCAAGCGCCTGGGGGCCCGCAAGGTCATCGCCCTCATCAACCGCGCCACTTACGTGGACCTGCTGCAGGGCGGCGAGATCGACATCGCCCTGTCCCCCGCCCAGGCCACCATCGGCCCCCTTCTGACCCACATCCGCCGGGGCGACATGGCGGTGGTGCACAGCCTGCGGCGGGGCGCGGCCGAGGCCCTGGAAGCCGTGGTGCACGGCGACGCGAAGGCCTCCAAGCTGGTGGGCCGCCGCATCGAGGAGGTGAGCCTGCCGGAGGGCGTTTCCATCGGCGCCATCCTCAGGGCGGAAAAGGTCATCATCGCTCACCACGACACCACCATCGAGGCGGAGGACCACCTGGTGCTGTTCGTGCCCCACAAGCAGCTCATCCCCAAGGTGGAAAAACTGTTCCAGGTGGGCCTGGGCTTCTTCTAG
- a CDS encoding TrkH family potassium uptake protein gives MRFLNLLHVLGMVIGFFGLSMLAPLLLAEITRDGAQRAYDEAALITIGVGLILWLAGRRWRRELKTRDGILLVVLIWTLLPGFAALPLLLYLPDLSVTDAYFETMSGLTATGATVLSGLDDLPNSINLWRAQLHWIGGLGVIVLVAAVLPLLGVGGRQMLQAEMPTPMKDQKLTPRMAETAKGLWVVYILLTLACIAVLWALGMSFFDAVVHAFSVMGLGGFSSHDASLGFYDSVALEVAVGGFALLAGINFATHFLALRGRSLSAYRFDPEIRWFLGVVLGSGLLLALLLWGRDFFLDFPTALRYALFNTISVATTLGFATTDYGQWPFFAGLWMMFLCSFSTSAGSTGGGIKFMRAMLLYKQVYRELQKLIHPNAQIPVKLGGSVVPNKIMYAVLAFAFIYVASIVILSFALSFTGLDVLTAFSAIVATLNNTGPGLGNVGPATTYAVLNDFQTWICTFAMLLGRLELFTLLVVLTPAFWRR, from the coding sequence ATGCGATTCCTGAATCTCCTCCATGTCCTGGGCATGGTCATCGGCTTCTTCGGCCTGTCCATGCTTGCCCCCCTGTTACTGGCCGAGATCACCAGGGATGGCGCCCAGCGGGCCTATGACGAGGCGGCCCTCATCACCATCGGCGTGGGCCTTATCCTCTGGCTGGCGGGACGGCGCTGGCGGCGGGAACTGAAAACCCGGGACGGCATCCTGCTTGTGGTGCTGATATGGACCCTGCTGCCGGGCTTCGCCGCCCTGCCCCTGCTCCTCTACCTGCCGGACCTGTCCGTCACCGACGCCTACTTCGAGACCATGTCCGGCCTCACGGCTACCGGCGCCACCGTGCTCTCCGGCCTGGACGACCTGCCCAACTCCATCAACCTGTGGCGCGCCCAGTTGCACTGGATCGGCGGCCTGGGCGTCATCGTGCTGGTGGCGGCCGTGCTGCCCCTGCTGGGGGTGGGCGGCCGGCAGATGCTGCAGGCGGAAATGCCCACGCCCATGAAGGACCAGAAGCTGACGCCCCGCATGGCTGAAACCGCCAAGGGGCTCTGGGTGGTGTACATCCTTCTCACCCTGGCCTGCATCGCAGTGCTGTGGGCCCTGGGCATGAGCTTCTTCGACGCCGTGGTGCATGCCTTCTCGGTCATGGGCCTGGGGGGCTTCTCCTCCCACGACGCCAGCCTGGGCTTCTACGATTCCGTGGCCCTGGAAGTGGCCGTGGGCGGCTTCGCCCTGCTGGCGGGCATCAATTTCGCCACCCACTTCCTCGCCCTGCGGGGACGCAGCCTTTCAGCCTACCGATTCGACCCGGAAATCCGCTGGTTCCTGGGCGTGGTGCTGGGCAGCGGCCTGCTGCTGGCTCTGCTGCTGTGGGGGCGGGACTTCTTCCTGGACTTTCCCACCGCCCTGCGCTACGCCCTTTTCAACACCATCTCCGTGGCCACCACCCTGGGATTCGCCACCACCGACTACGGCCAGTGGCCCTTCTTCGCCGGCTTGTGGATGATGTTCCTGTGCAGCTTCTCCACCTCCGCCGGCTCCACCGGTGGCGGCATCAAGTTCATGCGGGCCATGCTGCTCTACAAGCAGGTATACCGGGAACTTCAGAAGCTCATCCACCCAAACGCCCAGATCCCCGTGAAGCTGGGGGGGAGCGTGGTGCCCAACAAGATCATGTACGCCGTGCTGGCCTTCGCCTTCATCTACGTGGCGTCCATCGTCATCCTGTCCTTCGCCCTTTCCTTCACCGGCCTGGACGTGCTCACGGCCTTCTCCGCCATCGTCGCCACCCTCAACAATACCGGCCCGGGCCTGGGCAACGTGGGGCCGGCCACCACCTATGCGGTGCTGAATGATTTCCAGACCTGGATCTGCACCTTCGCCATGCTGCTGGGCCGGCTCGAGCTCTTCACGCTGCTCGTGGTGCTGACGCCGGCCTTCTGGCGCCGGTAA
- the selD gene encoding selenide, water dikinase SelD yields MSDSTPAPVLNTPVRLTHLSHGGGCGCKIAPAVLERILADTPFSKGLASSFPDLLVGIESSDDAAVWKLNEEQAIVATTDFFMPIVDDAFEFGRIAATNAISDVYAMGGKPLFALALVGMPIDKLPHDVIRQILAGGEAAARAAGIPIAGGHSIDSQEPIYGLVAIGVVDPRKIKKNSAGQAGDVLILGKGLGVGIYSAALKKDQLSPKGYEAMIDSTTQLNTPGVELGQMDGVHALTDVTGFGLLGHGLELARGSGLTAFIEFSKLPVLPDVVDLAQAGFVTGASGRNWMSYGQGVELFADCADWQKAILTDPQTSGGLLVACSADAADRVLEVFRKEGFERAAVIGRLEAGEPLAVVKP; encoded by the coding sequence ATGAGTGATTCCACTCCCGCCCCCGTCCTGAACACTCCTGTTCGCCTTACCCACCTTTCCCACGGCGGCGGCTGCGGCTGCAAGATCGCCCCGGCGGTGCTGGAAAGGATCCTGGCGGACACCCCCTTCTCCAAGGGTCTGGCGTCCAGCTTCCCCGACCTGCTGGTGGGCATCGAGTCCTCCGACGACGCGGCGGTGTGGAAACTGAACGAGGAACAGGCCATCGTCGCCACCACGGACTTCTTCATGCCCATCGTGGACGATGCCTTCGAGTTCGGCCGCATCGCCGCCACCAACGCCATCTCCGACGTGTACGCCATGGGCGGCAAACCCCTGTTCGCCCTGGCCCTGGTAGGCATGCCCATCGACAAGCTGCCCCACGATGTCATACGGCAGATCCTGGCGGGAGGCGAGGCGGCGGCCAGGGCTGCGGGCATCCCCATCGCCGGCGGCCACTCCATCGATTCCCAGGAGCCCATCTACGGCCTGGTGGCCATCGGCGTGGTGGATCCCCGCAAGATCAAGAAGAACAGCGCCGGCCAGGCCGGCGACGTGCTGATCCTGGGCAAGGGCCTGGGAGTGGGCATCTACTCCGCCGCCCTCAAGAAGGACCAGCTATCCCCCAAGGGCTATGAGGCCATGATCGATTCCACCACCCAGCTCAATACCCCCGGGGTGGAACTGGGGCAGATGGACGGCGTGCACGCGCTCACGGACGTGACCGGCTTCGGCCTGCTGGGTCATGGCCTGGAGCTGGCACGGGGCTCCGGGCTCACCGCCTTCATCGAGTTCTCGAAATTGCCGGTGCTGCCTGACGTGGTGGACCTGGCCCAGGCGGGCTTCGTCACCGGTGCCAGCGGTCGCAACTGGATGAGCTACGGCCAGGGCGTGGAGTTGTTCGCCGACTGCGCGGACTGGCAGAAGGCCATTCTCACCGATCCCCAGACCAGCGGCGGCCTCCTGGTGGCCTGCTCCGCCGACGCAGCGGACAGGGTGCTGGAGGTGTTCCGCAAGGAAGGCTTCGAGCGAGCCGCCGTCATAGGTCGGCTGGAGGCGGGGGAGCCCTTGGCGGTGGTTAAGCCGTAG
- the lnt gene encoding apolipoprotein N-acyltransferase, with amino-acid sequence MPRLVSHLLIPALLGALAVPGFAPLGWWPATIVSLTFLFVWVRGSSPLGSFVVGWGYGMGLFLVGVSWVYVSLSTYGGLPAPIAVVATLLFCAFIALYPALALMLAARLAPKSWMSPVLALPAAWVLLEWVRGWFLTGFPWLAFGYSQVPDSPLAGFAPMLGVYGVSLMVALVAGLFASRRPNFMTAGVLLLVAGYGLQQATWTRPAGAPVSVALLQGNVPQEMKFRPEKIAATLQDYARQVFATDARLVIMPETAVPLFRSNVPGGYLEVLAEHVKQRNGDLLVGLPENTPSGEYYNAVASFGASPAGNYRKHHLVPFGEFVPFGFRWLVDMMHIPLGDFSVGAADQGPIAAAGEQLAVNVCYEDAFGEERIHAAREATLLVNVSNDAWFGNSLSPRQHLQIGAMRSLEAGRWQLRSNNTGITAILDEQGRVRAELAPFTQATLAGEAQGRTGLTPYLRWGNVPVLIIIAALLAAAFLISRKRASA; translated from the coding sequence ATGCCCCGCCTCGTTTCCCACCTGCTGATCCCGGCGCTGCTGGGCGCCCTGGCCGTGCCCGGCTTCGCGCCCTTGGGCTGGTGGCCCGCGACCATCGTGTCCCTGACGTTCCTGTTCGTCTGGGTACGAGGCTCATCCCCCCTGGGCTCCTTCGTTGTGGGTTGGGGCTACGGCATGGGCCTGTTTCTGGTGGGGGTTTCCTGGGTCTATGTGAGTCTGTCCACTTATGGCGGCCTGCCGGCGCCCATTGCCGTGGTGGCCACCCTGCTGTTCTGCGCCTTCATCGCCCTCTACCCTGCCCTGGCGCTCATGCTGGCGGCACGCCTGGCCCCCAAGAGCTGGATGAGCCCCGTCCTGGCCCTGCCCGCCGCCTGGGTGCTGTTGGAATGGGTACGGGGCTGGTTCCTGACGGGATTCCCCTGGCTGGCCTTCGGCTATTCCCAGGTGCCGGACAGCCCCCTGGCGGGTTTCGCGCCGATGCTGGGGGTGTATGGCGTGAGCCTGATGGTGGCCCTGGTGGCCGGACTGTTCGCCAGCCGGCGGCCCAATTTCATGACGGCGGGGGTGCTCCTGCTGGTGGCGGGCTACGGCCTGCAGCAGGCCACATGGACCCGGCCCGCGGGCGCGCCCGTGTCCGTGGCCCTGCTCCAGGGCAACGTGCCCCAGGAGATGAAATTCCGCCCGGAGAAGATCGCCGCCACCCTCCAGGACTACGCCCGCCAGGTGTTCGCCACCGACGCGCGGCTGGTGATCATGCCGGAGACGGCGGTGCCCCTGTTCCGCTCCAACGTGCCGGGCGGCTATCTGGAAGTGCTGGCCGAGCATGTGAAGCAGCGCAACGGCGATCTGCTGGTGGGGCTGCCGGAGAACACGCCCTCCGGCGAGTACTACAACGCCGTGGCCAGCTTTGGCGCCTCGCCGGCTGGCAATTACCGCAAGCATCACCTGGTGCCCTTCGGCGAGTTCGTGCCCTTCGGTTTCCGCTGGCTGGTGGACATGATGCATATCCCCCTGGGGGACTTCTCCGTGGGGGCGGCGGACCAGGGGCCCATCGCCGCCGCCGGCGAGCAGCTGGCGGTGAACGTGTGCTACGAGGACGCCTTCGGCGAGGAACGCATCCACGCCGCCCGGGAAGCGACACTCTTGGTCAACGTGAGCAACGACGCCTGGTTCGGCAACAGCCTGTCCCCGCGCCAGCATTTGCAGATCGGCGCCATGCGCTCCCTGGAGGCGGGGCGCTGGCAGTTGCGGTCCAACAACACGGGCATCACCGCCATCCTGGACGAGCAGGGCCGGGTGCGGGCGGAACTGGCGCCCTTCACCCAGGCCACCCTGGCGGGCGAGGCCCAGGGGCGCACCGGCCTGACGCCCTACCTGCGCTGGGGCAATGTCCCTGTCCTGATTATCATTGCGGCTTTACTGGCTGCTGCCTTCCTGATTTCCAGAAAACGAGCATCTGCATGA
- a CDS encoding MoaD/ThiS family protein: protein MNRQITILYFAHLVELLGRDNEVLFLPMSVNDLHGLMAHLAKRQEHWETVFAKNPERLKITVNKQFVDDGANVPLKGGDEVAFVAFSMN, encoded by the coding sequence ATGAACCGTCAGATCACCATTCTTTACTTCGCCCACCTGGTGGAGCTGCTGGGCCGCGACAACGAGGTCCTGTTCCTGCCCATGTCCGTAAACGACCTCCACGGCCTCATGGCCCACCTGGCCAAGCGGCAGGAGCACTGGGAAACCGTGTTCGCGAAAAACCCCGAGCGCCTGAAGATCACCGTGAACAAGCAGTTCGTGGACGACGGCGCCAACGTGCCCCTGAAGGGGGGCGACGAGGTGGCCTTCGTCGCCTTCAGCATGAACTGA
- a CDS encoding uracil-DNA glycosylase family protein, with product MSALDILLGKARACTLCAPHLPHGPRPVLRASTTARLLVVGQAPGRKVHDTGIPWNDPSGDRLRSWLGMDRDTFYDESRIAIIPTGLCFPGTGKQGDLPPRPECAPLWHPPLRAALPDIRLTLLIGQYAQAYYLGPRAKKTLTETVAAWREYLTVEETTGRPEFPRPPRGAEAAQRPPGGGPFLPLPHPSPRNQMWLKRNPWFERDLLPVLRQKVSEALA from the coding sequence ATGAGCGCGCTGGACATACTCCTGGGCAAGGCGAGGGCCTGCACCCTCTGTGCCCCCCACCTGCCCCACGGCCCCCGGCCGGTGCTGCGGGCCTCGACCACGGCGCGACTGCTGGTGGTGGGCCAGGCGCCGGGGCGCAAGGTGCACGATACGGGCATTCCCTGGAACGACCCCTCCGGCGACCGGCTGCGGAGCTGGCTGGGCATGGACCGGGACACCTTCTACGACGAGTCCCGCATCGCCATCATCCCCACGGGCCTGTGCTTTCCCGGCACGGGCAAGCAAGGCGACCTGCCGCCCCGGCCGGAGTGCGCGCCCCTGTGGCACCCGCCCCTGCGGGCCGCCCTGCCGGATATCCGCCTGACCCTGCTCATCGGCCAGTATGCCCAGGCCTACTATCTGGGGCCCCGGGCTAAGAAGACCCTCACCGAGACCGTGGCAGCCTGGCGGGAATACCTGACGGTCGAGGAAACGACGGGCCGCCCCGAGTTTCCTCGTCCCCCTCGGGGGGCGGAGGCCGCGCAGCGGCCGCCTGGGGGTGGTCCATTCCTTCCCCTGCCCCACCCAAGCCCCCGCAACCAGATGTGGTTGAAGCGAAACCCTTGGTTCGAAAGGGATTTGCTGCCGGTATTGAGGCAGAAGGTAAGCGAGGCTCTGGCTTAA